The Myxococcota bacterium genomic sequence TGGTGAAGAGCATCGCGCCGCCGCCGCCTGCGCCCCCGCCCGATCCGGACCCGTCGCACCTCCGGCCGCAGGCGCTCGCGGCCGCCGGCACGCTGGTCTGGGTGCTCGCGTTCCCGCTGGCCTACAACCTCTTCTACCGCGGCGTGCTGCAGCCGCTCGCCACGACACAGCTCGGTGTCATTCCCGGCGTGCTCGTGAGCGCGCTGCTCTCGGGCTTCGGCGCGTCGTTCCTGCCTTCGCTCATGGCGCACGGCCCCTGGCCGTTCGTGCCCGGCTTCCTGAACGCGCTCGTGCTGTGCATCTTGCGCCAGAGCTCGGGGTCGCTCTGGCCCGCGATCGCGCTCGACTCACTCTGGGGCGTGGCCCAGGTCTGCGCCAGCTACCAGCTGTTCGGGCTGGCCGGCTTCGACGGCGCGGGCGCGCACACCCCGGCCGGCTGGGTCGTCGGCTGCACGGCGCTCACCGTGGTGGGCCTGGTCTTGTGCCGCGCGGCCGCGCGGGGCGGAACCACGGGCTCGTCGAGCGCCGCTCGGGGCTGAGCCCGAACACGCAAGCTCGCATTCACGGGCCGGTTGGGCCGACCGGGCGGAGTGATACCTTGGTGCGCCATGTCCGGGTTCGTCCTCGCGCTCGCGTCGAGCGGGTCACACACCATGCAGAAGGGCAAGCGCGACGCGCTGCGTCTGATGGCCGGGCTGGGCGTCGAGGGCGACGCGCACTCCGGCAAGACCGTGAAGCACCGCTCGCGCGTGGCGCGCGACCCGAGTCAGCCGAACCTGCGGCAGGTGCACCTGATCCACGCCGAGCTGCACGACGAGCTGCGCGCGCGCGGCTTCGCCCTCGAGCCGGGCCAGATGGGCGAGAACGTCACCACGCGCGGGCTGTGTCTCCTGGCGCTGCCGCGGGGCGCGCGGCTGCACCTGGGCCGCAGCGCGGTCGTCGAAGTCACGGGCCTGCGCAATCCCTGCCTGCAGCTCGACGGAATCCAGCCCGGGCTGATGAAGGCCGTGCTCGAGCGTAATCGGGCGGGTGAGCTTTTGCGCAAGGCCGGGGTGATGGCGATCGTGCTCGCGGGCGGCGAGGTGCGGGTGGGCGACCCGATCGGGATCGAGCTGCCCGACGAGCCGCACTGCTGGCTCGAGCCGGTCTAGGGGGCCGTGGCGCCGGAGCTCTGGGTCTCGGCAGCGGTCGGGAGCGCGCTCGCGCTCGGGCTCGCCCTGGAGCGCGTGGCGCCGCACGAGTCAGTGCGGCCGGCGTGGGGGGTGAATCTCGGCATCTGGCTGGCCGCCACGGCGCTGCGCGCCGCGGTCTTCGGCGGCGCCGAGTGGCAGCTCGCGCGCTGGAGCGAGGGGGGTCACTTCGGGCTGCTCCAGGCCGCAGCGGCACCGGGCTGGCTGGCGATCGGAGTCACCGTGCTCGGGCTCGACCTCGTGTCGTACCTGTGGCACCGGGCGAACCACGCCGTGCCGTTCCTCTGGCGCTTCCATCGCGTGCACCACGCGGACCCCGCGCTCCACGTCTCGACGGCGCTGCGCTTCCATCCAGGGGAGATCCTGATGTCGGTGCCGGTGCGGCTCGCGGCGGTGGCGGCGCTGGGCGCGCCGGTCGCGGGCGTGGTGGTCTTCGAGTGCGTGTTCGGCGCCATGAACGCGCTCGAGCACGCGCGCTTCGCGCTGCCGGCGCCGCTCGAACGCGCGCTCCAGCTCTGGCTCGTGACTCCCGCGCTCCACCGCGTGCACCACTCGGTCGTGCGGCGCGAGCACGACTCGAACTACGCCACGACCTTCACGCTGTGGGACCGCGCGGGCCGGAGCTTCCGGGCGAACGATCCCGCAAGTCACTTCCCGATCGGGCTCGGACCGGGAGAGACGGGCGACCCGCGCGCGCTGGGCGCGATGCTGCTCGAGCCGTTCCGCGCGCGCGGGCCCGTTACTTGATCTCGAACTCGCGGCTGCCGGCGAGCGCGCCGTTGGCCGTGACTTCGACTTTGTACTTCCCCGCGGGCCAGCCGCTGGCTTTGGCGATGTGGAACTCGGTGACGGTCGGGCCCGAGGGCGCGATCACCTGCGTGGTCTCGTTCACGGTCTGGCCGTCTTCGTAGGTCCAGCGCGCGACCATCGCCACCTGGCTCGCGCTGCCATCGGACTGCACCGACGCGTAGATCGTGTCGTTGGGCGCGAACTGGTTCGTCGGTGTCGTCACGCGCTTGGCCGTGTCGATCATGTTGCCGAGGTCCACGGCTGTCACCCGGAACGCACCGGGTGAAGACACGGGCGGCGTCGCGGGCGCCGGCGCCGGCTCCGCCTGCTGCTGCCGCTTGCACGCACCCACCGCCAGCGCCAGCAGCGCGCACGCGACCAGCGCGCGCGGCATCGATCGTCGGATCATGTTCCTCCCTCCTCCACTCAGTCAGGCCTTGGCCGCCGGGATCACGAGCTTCTGTCCCGGGCGGATCAGGTCCGGGTTCTGGATCTGATCACGGTTCGCCTCGAAGATGCGCCGCCACTGGTTCGCGTCGCCGTAAACGCGCTTGGCGATCTTCGACAGGCTGTCGCCCGCGACGACCGTGTAGGTCTCCGCCGGCGGCGGCGCCGGAGTCGCGGCTTTCGGTGCGGTGGAAGATCCACCGCCGGTCACGTCCGAGAAATCGGGGCGGGGCTTGTCGCCTGCCATGGCTCGTCCTTTCGAGCGCCAACGCCGGCGAGTGCCGGCGGCACCCGAGGCCATGCTATCCCGCGAGGGGCGAGGCGTCGACGAAAACCTGGGCGAATGCGTCGGGCAGCCACGCGTCGACGAGCGCGAGCGAGCGCTCGAGCCGCGCTGCGCGCGCGCCGCGCACGAGCTCGACCCGGTGGCGCGTGCCGCGCAGGCGCTCGACGAAGCGCGCGGTCATCCAGGCCCGTATGTGCTCGCCGTCGCGGATGCCGTCCTGGTGGAACGGCACGTCGTCGTGGTGGGTCACGAGATACAGGCTGGGCGGCGGATCGCCCAGCGCCTCGACCTCGGACGCGCGCGCGCCGCGATAGCGCTCGTGCCAGATACTGGTCGCGAGCGCGTCCGTGTCGCACACCAGCACGGGCCCGCCCACGCGCGCCTCGCGCTCCTCGAGCGCATTCTGCGCGCGCGCGATCGCCACGAAGTCGCTGGTGGGCCAGGCCAGGTCCGCCATGCCCGGCGCGGGCGCGCCACGCCACGCGGCCTCCGCTCGCGCCAGCGCGAGCTTGTCGACCGTGTAGTCGCGCCCGTGCTCGGGCACCCAGCGGGTCTCGGCGAGCGCTCCGCCGCGCGCGGCCAGTGAGTCGCGCAGCTCGCGCGCGAGCGTGGTCTTGCCCGTGGACTCGGCGCCCACGACCACCACGCGGCGCGCGAGGTGTGCGCGCACGGGCGCGGCCAGGTGCTGCCAGTGACCCGCCGGGTCACGGCGCACCTCGGTCGCCGAGACCGGCGCCAGCGCGCGCTCCAGGTCGATCGGGCAGTGTCTCGCGCCCAGCCGCCGCGCGAGCTCGTCCCCGTAGGCCTCGGACGTGAACACCGCGTCGACCGGCGGCCGGCCCGCGGCGGCAAGCAGCGCGTTGACCAGCGCCATGTGCAGGTCCCAGACACCCGGGTCGTCGTAGTCGATCGGGTGCTCGTCCATGCCGCCCAGCACGGTCACGTTGCGGTCCGCCGCGTGCACCTCGCGCAGCCAGGCCACGCGCAGGTCGAGCGGCAGTGACTCGCGCGGCGACGCGAGCGCCAGCACGGTGACCTGCGCGCAGGCGCGCGCCGCCGTGCGCACCAGCAGGTGGTGACCCGCGTGCGGCGGGTAGAACTTGCCCAGGACGAGCCCGTGCGCGGGGCTCACCGCGCGGCGCCGGCGAGCGCGCGCTGCGCCTCGAGCAGGCGCAGCCACTCGCGCAGGCCCATCAGGCACAGGCCGAGGAAGAGCGCGTAGAGCACCGCCGTCGCATACAGACCGCGACCCATGTAGAGCGGGACCGAGATCACGTCCACGGCGATCCACAGCCACCAGGACTCGACCAGCTTCTCGGCCTGCGCCCAGGTGGCCACGATGCTGAGCACGAGCACGCTGGCGTCCCACAGCGGCACGGGCGAGTCGGTGTGTCGCGCGAGGATCAGCGCCGCGCCCGCCGTGCCGGCGAGTGACACGCCCACGAGGCCCGCGTTCTCGAGCGGCGTGCCGCGCCGCACGGGCGGCTCCGCGCCGCGCTCGCCGGGGCGGGTCCACAGCCACCAGCCGTAGGCGTTCAGCACGAAGAACACGACCTGCAGCAGCGCGTCGCCGTACAGGCGCGCGCGCAGGAACGTGAAGAAGAACAGCACCACGTTCGCCAGGCCCACGGGCCAGTTCCAGACGTTGGCGCGCGCGACGAGATACACGCACAAGAGGCCGGTCACGTCCCCCAGGAGCTCGGTCCAGGTGACCGGGCTGCCCGCGACCACGAACGCGACCGGATCCACGCGCCGGAGCGTACTAGGCCACGACCGCGTCGCCCAGCACGCGCTCGACGCGCGCGCGGACTCTGCGCTCGACCTCCTCCACGTCGCCCGAGGCGTCGATCGGCACGAGCCCGAGGCGCTCGTACTCTGCGTCGACGCGGAACAGGAAGTCGGCCCGCTCGAAGCGCTCCTCTGCCGCCGCGCCCATGCGCGCGAGCGCCGTGGCCACCGGCACGCGCAGCCACAGCACGAGGTCCGGCTCGGGGAACTCGGCCGACGCGAACAGCTCGCGCAGGCGCGTGCGGTCGATGCCCTGCGCGGCCTGGTAGGCCCGCGTGGAGTCGCGGTAGCGGTCGCAGACCACCAGCTCGCCGCGCTCGAGCGCGGGCTGGATGACCCGGGCCACGTGCTCGCGCCGGTCGGACAGGAACCAGTGCAGGACCTCGTCCGGCCCCGCCTCGAACTCGCCGCGCGCCCAGCTGCGGTAGGTGCGGCCCCAGCTGCCGTCGGTGGGCTCGCGCGTGGCCGTGACCGCGAGGCCCCGTGACTCGAGCCAGGCCACCAGCCGGCGCGCCTGCTCGGACTTGCCCGAGCCGTCGATGCCCTCGAAGACGATGAAGCGGCCCCGGGCGCTCATCGCGTCAGTGTCTCCCGGGAGAGCCGGATGGGGAAGGCGCACGCCTCACCCCGTTGATCGCACGCCATTCCCCGTGTCCCCATCCGGCAATGGGCTTTCCGAGATCCCCGGTCCCGTGAAGGGGCATCCCGTTCCACCCGCACGAGTGACTGAGCAACGCGCGTGCCGCCGGAAAGTGCGCGAAAAACGAGGGCGCCCGCGCGTCGGTGTGAACGCGCGAGCGCCCGTGCGTGGCCGGTCTTCGACGCGCCCTAGACCTTGTTGGTCAGGAGGATCGCGATCACGAACGCGATCAGCGCCAGTGACTCGATGAGCGCGAGGCCGATGATCATCTGGGTGCCGATCGTGCCGCTGGCGCCCGGATTGCGCGCGATGCCCGCCACGGCGTTGCCCGCCGCCAGCCCCTGACCGATGCCCGCGCCGAGCACGGCCAGACCCATCGCGAGGCCCGCGCCGATGGCGATGCCCCAGTTCGGCGAGCCGCCGGCCTCGTCGGCCGCGAAGGCCAGGTCCGGCACGAGGCACAGAGCGATCAGAGCCAGAATCACGTAACGCGCGCGCATCCCCTTACTCCTTTAGTCCTTTATGACTCAATGGGATTCCTCGATGCCCATTCCGATGTAGAGCATCGTGAGGAAGGTGAAGATGAAGGCCTGCACGAAGCAGACGAACAGCCCGAGACCGAGCACCACCCACGGCACCAGCACGGCGACCAGCGTCCCGAAGCCGCCCACGAACATCGAGAGCAGCGTGTGGTCGGCGAACATGTTGGCGGTGAGACGGATGGTGAGCGAGAAGTAGCGGACCAGGTGACTGAACAGCTCGATCGGCAGGATCAAGGGCGCCAGCCACCAGGGCCCGGGCGCCATGTGTTTCAGCCAGCCGCCGAAGCCGTGCACGCGCATGGTCGCGACCTCGGCCGTGGTCACCGACAGGATCGCCCACGAGAGATTGGTCTCGATGAAGCTGGTCGGTGCGCCGAGTCCCGGCATCAGGTTCAAGAGGTTCCCGATCAGGATGAAGAGCCCCAGGCTGCCGATGTAGGGCATGTACTTCTTCCAGTCGTGGCCGATCACGTCCTCGGCCAGGCCGCACAGGCCCTCGAACAGGACCTCGACGAAGTTCCGCAGCGAAGGCCGCGGATCTGGAATGACTGAGTCGGGTCCCACCGCCGCGCCCACCCGCCACGCGACCAGGAGCACGAGCAGCACGGTCAGTCCGACCGCGGGCACGATCGCGAGCGGGCCGAAGGCGTCGTAGAGCGACGGGGGGTGAACCATACGGTCTAGGCCTCGCGCGCCTGGCTCAGTCCGTGCCACACGGCGGCGGGCACGATGGCGAGCAGCCCGATCGCGAACGGCACCGGAGCCGCGCCGAGCACGCGCAGCCCCAGGAAGATCGCCGCGAGCACGGCGAACAGCCGCAGCATGAACACGAGGTGCGCGGCCGACGCCGCGACCGGCTGGGCGACCACGAGACGCACGCTTCGCGTAGTGACGGCGACATTCACGACCTGGATCCCTCCCGCTAGAGCCAGGCTCCAAACGGCGTGGCATCCATACGGAATCGCCCCCCCGATTGCAAGCGCGAGCAGCCACAGGTGCTTCGCCTGCAACGATGCGCTGCGGCGAGTCACTCGCCGGGCGCGCCGG encodes the following:
- a CDS encoding CPBP family intramembrane glutamic endopeptidase, with the protein product MIPDSDSEPRPPLTLAFVFVLALLAPLSHLLWLILFEKIGVQLAASQLGMSALVTYGLMFALCAQRFRQPPARQIGLVSAPASAWIAVVFLVAAIIVSSEIDNVVKSIAPPPPAPPPDPDPSHLRPQALAAAGTLVWVLAFPLAYNLFYRGVLQPLATTQLGVIPGVLVSALLSGFGASFLPSLMAHGPWPFVPGFLNALVLCILRQSSGSLWPAIALDSLWGVAQVCASYQLFGLAGFDGAGAHTPAGWVVGCTALTVVGLVLCRAAARGGTTGSSSAARG
- a CDS encoding MOSC domain-containing protein; protein product: MSGFVLALASSGSHTMQKGKRDALRLMAGLGVEGDAHSGKTVKHRSRVARDPSQPNLRQVHLIHAELHDELRARGFALEPGQMGENVTTRGLCLLALPRGARLHLGRSAVVEVTGLRNPCLQLDGIQPGLMKAVLERNRAGELLRKAGVMAIVLAGGEVRVGDPIGIELPDEPHCWLEPV
- a CDS encoding sterol desaturase family protein, with product MAPELWVSAAVGSALALGLALERVAPHESVRPAWGVNLGIWLAATALRAAVFGGAEWQLARWSEGGHFGLLQAAAAPGWLAIGVTVLGLDLVSYLWHRANHAVPFLWRFHRVHHADPALHVSTALRFHPGEILMSVPVRLAAVAALGAPVAGVVVFECVFGAMNALEHARFALPAPLERALQLWLVTPALHRVHHSVVRREHDSNYATTFTLWDRAGRSFRANDPASHFPIGLGPGETGDPRALGAMLLEPFRARGPVT
- a CDS encoding LysM peptidoglycan-binding domain-containing protein, yielding MAGDKPRPDFSDVTGGGSSTAPKAATPAPPPAETYTVVAGDSLSKIAKRVYGDANQWRRIFEANRDQIQNPDLIRPGQKLVIPAAKA
- a CDS encoding AAA family ATPase, which gives rise to MSPAHGLVLGKFYPPHAGHHLLVRTAARACAQVTVLALASPRESLPLDLRVAWLREVHAADRNVTVLGGMDEHPIDYDDPGVWDLHMALVNALLAAAGRPPVDAVFTSEAYGDELARRLGARHCPIDLERALAPVSATEVRRDPAGHWQHLAAPVRAHLARRVVVVGAESTGKTTLARELRDSLAARGGALAETRWVPEHGRDYTVDKLALARAEAAWRGAPAPGMADLAWPTSDFVAIARAQNALEEREARVGGPVLVCDTDALATSIWHERYRGARASEVEALGDPPPSLYLVTHHDDVPFHQDGIRDGEHIRAWMTARFVERLRGTRHRVELVRGARAARLERSLALVDAWLPDAFAQVFVDASPLAG
- the pnuC gene encoding nicotinamide riboside transporter PnuC, with the protein product MDPVAFVVAGSPVTWTELLGDVTGLLCVYLVARANVWNWPVGLANVVLFFFTFLRARLYGDALLQVVFFVLNAYGWWLWTRPGERGAEPPVRRGTPLENAGLVGVSLAGTAGAALILARHTDSPVPLWDASVLVLSIVATWAQAEKLVESWWLWIAVDVISVPLYMGRGLYATAVLYALFLGLCLMGLREWLRLLEAQRALAGAAR
- the tmk gene encoding dTMP kinase, with protein sequence MSARGRFIVFEGIDGSGKSEQARRLVAWLESRGLAVTATREPTDGSWGRTYRSWARGEFEAGPDEVLHWFLSDRREHVARVIQPALERGELVVCDRYRDSTRAYQAAQGIDRTRLRELFASAEFPEPDLVLWLRVPVATALARMGAAAEERFERADFLFRVDAEYERLGLVPIDASGDVEEVERRVRARVERVLGDAVVA
- the atpE gene encoding ATP synthase F0 subunit C produces the protein MRARYVILALIALCLVPDLAFAADEAGGSPNWGIAIGAGLAMGLAVLGAGIGQGLAAGNAVAGIARNPGASGTIGTQMIIGLALIESLALIAFVIAILLTNKV
- the atpB gene encoding F0F1 ATP synthase subunit A; protein product: MVHPPSLYDAFGPLAIVPAVGLTVLLVLLVAWRVGAAVGPDSVIPDPRPSLRNFVEVLFEGLCGLAEDVIGHDWKKYMPYIGSLGLFILIGNLLNLMPGLGAPTSFIETNLSWAILSVTTAEVATMRVHGFGGWLKHMAPGPWWLAPLILPIELFSHLVRYFSLTIRLTANMFADHTLLSMFVGGFGTLVAVLVPWVVLGLGLFVCFVQAFIFTFLTMLYIGMGIEESH